One segment of Candidatus Hydrogenedentota bacterium DNA contains the following:
- a CDS encoding transglutaminase domain-containing protein, whose product MMRAWIAAALLLVAPLSAAQPIDIADYLGESWYGVYMNNQKAGYAVNKVAREADGRIVVSEDMRFQINMVGVKQDMRIEARRTYSAEGALISIESEVKDPAGTNTFVGTVRGDELHLVSVVAGAESTVVLPKPQETLEDAIKQTQLVRSGARVGDAMEFTVFEPLYKKELAGISTIVEESMRDIEGVHTKVFTIKTSMPEMGVDSISVVAEDGTTLEDEVAGLIKMRLEAEALAKDVGYSNDVIISNAAMVDTPIKDPRTRSKLRLELRGPINDGHLFNDDRQTVTAVEDHFLFEGRTYDMAGFSPAKLPITDEAVKPWLEATQFVQSNDPRLIAKAKEIVGDETDSLAASTKLSKWVHENMHSTFSARLTNAIEVLEHLEGDCTEHSILFIGLARAAGLPAREVAGVVYVEGVKPGFYFHQWAKVWVGKWIDVDPTFDQPLVDATHIKLAEGDLFQQARIIPIIGQLEIKETAAK is encoded by the coding sequence ATGATGCGTGCATGGATTGCCGCCGCGTTACTGCTGGTTGCACCCCTGTCAGCGGCCCAACCCATCGATATTGCCGATTATCTCGGCGAGAGCTGGTACGGCGTTTACATGAACAACCAGAAGGCGGGTTACGCCGTCAACAAGGTGGCGCGGGAAGCGGACGGCAGAATCGTTGTCAGCGAAGACATGCGCTTCCAGATCAACATGGTCGGCGTGAAGCAGGACATGCGGATCGAAGCGCGGCGCACCTATTCCGCCGAGGGCGCCCTGATCTCTATCGAGTCCGAGGTGAAGGATCCGGCGGGAACCAACACCTTCGTGGGAACGGTGCGGGGCGACGAGCTTCATCTGGTGAGTGTCGTGGCCGGGGCCGAGTCCACGGTGGTGCTTCCCAAGCCCCAGGAGACCCTGGAAGACGCCATCAAACAGACCCAGCTTGTGCGCAGCGGCGCCCGGGTGGGCGATGCCATGGAATTCACGGTGTTCGAGCCGCTCTACAAGAAGGAGCTCGCGGGGATCAGCACGATCGTGGAGGAATCGATGCGGGACATCGAGGGCGTTCACACAAAGGTCTTCACCATCAAGACTTCGATGCCCGAGATGGGCGTGGACTCCATTTCGGTGGTGGCGGAAGACGGCACCACCCTGGAAGATGAAGTGGCGGGCCTGATCAAGATGCGGCTGGAAGCGGAAGCGCTGGCGAAGGACGTGGGCTACAGCAACGACGTAATCATCAGCAACGCCGCCATGGTGGATACGCCAATCAAGGACCCGCGCACGCGCTCGAAACTGCGCCTTGAGTTGCGCGGCCCGATCAATGATGGGCACCTTTTCAACGACGACCGTCAGACGGTCACGGCGGTGGAGGATCATTTTCTCTTCGAAGGCCGCACCTACGACATGGCGGGCTTTTCACCGGCAAAACTGCCCATCACGGACGAGGCGGTGAAGCCCTGGCTGGAGGCCACACAATTTGTGCAGAGCAACGATCCCCGATTGATCGCGAAGGCCAAAGAAATCGTGGGTGACGAGACCGACAGCCTGGCGGCATCGACCAAGCTCTCGAAGTGGGTCCACGAAAACATGCACAGCACTTTTTCCGCGCGCCTGACCAATGCCATCGAAGTGCTGGAGCACCTGGAGGGCGACTGTACCGAACACAGCATTCTTTTCATCGGCCTGGCGCGCGCGGCGGGCCTGCCCGCCCGTGAAGTGGCCGGCGTCGTCTATGTGGAAGGCGTGAAGCCGGGGTTCTATTTCCACCAGTGGGCGAAAGTCTGGGTGGGCAAGTGGATCGACGTGGACCCCACCTTCGATCAGCCGCTGGTGGACGCCACCCACATCAAGCTGGCCGAAGGCGACCTCTTCCAGCAGGCCCGGATTATCCCCATCATCGGCCAACTGGAAATTAAAGAGACGGCCGCGAAGTAA
- the asnB gene encoding asparagine synthase (glutamine-hydrolyzing) — translation MCGINGVVWRGAPPAMRREIIDGMNRAVAHRGPDDAGLWQGAQADLGHRRLSVIDTSSASHQPMISGDGTRVVVFNGEIYNYRELRRELEGLGRAFRTEGDTEVLLEGYCQWGVDVFRRCNGMFAVAIYDHVAESLLLARDRLGIKPLYYVDSSSHFAFSSELAPLVRSGLADCSVNRNALDAYFQYLYTPGTETLYNGIRALAPGTMLIHERGETRLEPFWKLRYSIDPAWTLDSAAERLDELLTDSVRLRERSDVPLGAFLSGGVDSSSVVATLCRQRTAPLKTFSIGFDDAEANELEFARAVAHRYGTDHTEAVLKPDLAALLPEIVAHFGEPFADSSALPMWLVSRLAREQVTVALSGDGGDELFGGYSWMHMNRRVAQYRRVPTPLRRAAGMLLTVAPSSPRFQRLRRFHEDSFLPSLRSFQRRLTAFSDGQRRGLILPDFQPRDTSPIPYLELLWRDGAAGDDDDRMLYADTRMYLPGDILAKVDRMSMAHGLEARVPLLDYRIVEFAATLPFALKYHGATSKRVLKHAMRDHLPVSTLAQRKRGFSLPVHRWMRGELAELFCDTVLQQASQCGEYLDTAFVKSLWDDHRARRDEHGHRLWSILMFELWLRWLRGM, via the coding sequence ATGTGCGGCATCAATGGCGTCGTGTGGCGCGGCGCGCCGCCCGCGATGCGGCGCGAGATCATCGATGGGATGAACCGCGCAGTGGCCCACCGCGGCCCCGACGACGCCGGGCTCTGGCAGGGCGCCCAGGCCGATCTGGGCCACCGCCGTTTAAGCGTCATCGACACGAGCAGTGCAAGCCATCAGCCCATGATCAGCGGGGACGGCACGCGGGTCGTGGTGTTCAACGGCGAAATCTACAACTACCGCGAATTGCGACGGGAACTCGAAGGGCTTGGCCGGGCCTTCCGCACGGAAGGCGACACGGAAGTCCTGCTCGAGGGCTACTGCCAATGGGGTGTCGACGTGTTTCGCCGCTGCAACGGCATGTTCGCCGTGGCAATCTACGATCACGTTGCCGAGTCGCTGCTGCTGGCCAGGGATCGGCTCGGCATCAAGCCGCTCTACTATGTCGATTCATCCAGCCATTTTGCGTTTTCGTCGGAATTGGCCCCGCTTGTGCGTAGTGGCCTGGCGGATTGCAGTGTGAATCGCAACGCCCTGGACGCCTATTTCCAGTACTTGTACACGCCGGGGACCGAGACGCTGTACAACGGAATCCGCGCGCTGGCACCGGGCACGATGCTCATTCATGAGCGCGGCGAAACGCGCCTGGAACCCTTCTGGAAACTGCGCTATTCTATCGACCCGGCGTGGACCCTGGACAGTGCTGCGGAGCGTCTGGATGAACTCCTGACGGATTCCGTTCGACTGCGCGAACGGAGCGATGTTCCGCTGGGGGCTTTTCTCAGCGGCGGGGTGGATTCGAGCAGTGTGGTGGCGACCCTCTGTCGCCAGCGGACAGCCCCGCTCAAGACCTTCAGCATCGGATTTGACGATGCCGAAGCAAACGAGCTGGAGTTTGCCCGGGCGGTGGCGCACCGTTACGGGACCGATCACACGGAGGCCGTGCTGAAGCCCGATCTCGCCGCGCTGTTGCCGGAGATCGTGGCCCATTTTGGCGAGCCCTTTGCCGACTCTTCCGCGCTGCCCATGTGGCTGGTGTCCCGGCTGGCGCGGGAGCAGGTGACGGTGGCCCTTTCGGGTGATGGTGGTGATGAACTCTTTGGCGGCTATTCCTGGATGCATATGAACCGTCGTGTGGCCCAGTACCGCCGGGTGCCGACGCCACTCCGCCGTGCGGCGGGCATGCTGCTGACCGTCGCGCCGTCGTCGCCTCGATTCCAACGTCTGCGGCGTTTTCACGAGGACAGCTTTCTCCCTTCTCTGCGAAGTTTCCAGCGGCGCTTGACGGCCTTCTCCGATGGGCAACGCCGGGGGCTAATCCTGCCCGACTTTCAACCGAGGGACACGTCGCCCATCCCGTATCTGGAGCTGCTCTGGCGTGATGGAGCCGCCGGCGACGACGACGATCGCATGCTCTACGCGGATACGCGCATGTACCTGCCGGGCGATATACTTGCCAAGGTTGATCGCATGAGCATGGCCCATGGCCTGGAAGCGCGGGTCCCCTTGCTGGACTATCGCATCGTGGAATTCGCGGCCACACTGCCCTTCGCCTTGAAGTACCACGGCGCCACGTCCAAGCGCGTGCTGAAGCACGCGATGCGCGATCATCTTCCGGTATCGACACTGGCCCAGCGCAAGCGGGGCTTTTCCCTGCCGGTTCATCGCTGGATGCGAGGCGAACTTGCGGAGCTGTTTTGTGATACCGTGTTGCAACAGGCGTCGCAGTGCGGTGAATATCTGGACACCGCATTCGTCAAGTCGCTCTGGGACGACCACAGGGCCCGGCGTGATGAGCACGGTCACCGCCTGTGGTCGATACTGATGTTTGAATTGTGGCTGCGCTGGCTGCGCGGCATGTAG
- a CDS encoding glycosyltransferase produces the protein MIPTMRVGGSEIQLLHLMKGLIGEFEMTLVCTRSEGALIGDARRAGAYVRVLDARSGWDFRVQRRLQHIFQAHTPHIMHSYLSGFDIFANRAARKAGIPVVLSSRRELATWQRGRHRFMQRLANKYTDCIVANSRAVAEFAAEREGEPLGRFRIIPNGVEPDRFVATIPREQITSRFRLPPHTLNIGMVANFSPVKDHRLFLDMASLILKERQDVHFLLVGTGALVDSVADTIHHRKQERYFTRVGTVGEVADLLHVMDVTVLTSKMEGFPNAVIEAMSAYKPCVAGRVGGIPELIDDGVTGCLVEPRSAEAFARRVLDLLADPALRARLGQTAGAWVRGHLPMEQMVNGHRMLYHELLRQKLRKGA, from the coding sequence GTGATCCCTACGATGCGGGTGGGCGGCAGCGAGATCCAATTGCTCCACCTGATGAAGGGGCTGATCGGCGAATTTGAAATGACCCTCGTCTGCACGCGGAGCGAAGGCGCGCTGATTGGCGATGCCCGGCGCGCGGGGGCCTATGTGCGGGTGCTGGACGCGCGTTCGGGCTGGGACTTTCGCGTGCAGCGCCGATTGCAGCATATTTTTCAGGCGCACACGCCCCACATCATGCACTCCTACCTGTCGGGATTCGATATCTTCGCCAACCGGGCGGCGCGCAAGGCGGGAATCCCGGTCGTGCTTTCCAGCCGCCGCGAGCTGGCCACGTGGCAGCGGGGCAGGCATCGCTTCATGCAACGCCTGGCCAACAAGTACACCGATTGCATCGTGGCGAACAGCCGCGCGGTCGCCGAATTCGCCGCGGAGCGGGAAGGTGAGCCACTGGGACGATTCCGCATCATCCCCAATGGCGTAGAGCCGGATCGCTTTGTGGCCACTATACCCCGTGAACAGATCACGAGCCGCTTTCGTCTTCCACCCCACACGTTGAACATCGGGATGGTGGCCAATTTCAGCCCCGTGAAAGACCATCGTCTTTTTCTGGACATGGCCAGCCTCATCTTGAAAGAGCGCCAGGACGTGCACTTTCTGCTGGTGGGGACGGGCGCGCTGGTGGACTCGGTGGCCGACACGATTCACCACCGGAAGCAGGAGCGCTACTTTACTCGGGTCGGCACGGTGGGCGAGGTGGCGGATCTCCTGCATGTGATGGATGTCACGGTGCTCACGTCGAAGATGGAGGGCTTTCCCAACGCGGTGATCGAGGCCATGTCGGCCTATAAGCCTTGTGTGGCCGGACGCGTCGGAGGCATTCCCGAACTGATAGACGACGGCGTAACGGGCTGCCTGGTGGAACCGCGCAGTGCGGAAGCCTTCGCCCGCCGAGTGCTGGATCTGCTGGCCGATCCGGCGCTCAGGGCCCGGCTGGGCCAGACGGCGGGCGCGTGGGTTCGGGGTCACCTGCCGATGGAGCAAATGGTGAACGGGCACCGCATGCTCTATCACGAACTGCTGCGCCAGAAACTGCGCAAGGGCGCCTGA